The proteins below are encoded in one region of Metabacillus dongyingensis:
- a CDS encoding endonuclease/exonuclease/phosphatase family protein: protein MKKGLKPILFAAMVLAMVSSLFSGMQNVSATEKSKQASEVDLRVMTYNLRYLNSTDPSPHTWAERIPTIKKLIQREQPDIIGTQEAVYQQIQDLKDTLPEYNWIGLGREGGSKGEYSAIFYNENKYTPIEYDHYWLSDTPNVIGSKSWGNKIPRMVTWAKFLDKRSNQQFYVVNTHFDHQSPEAREKSAALILEKTKSFNPDLPVILTGDFNAGPASLPHQTLTKDGEFSDLWDTAQTRVNEDLGTFNGFNDPTGKGPESRIDWILAKGNILAKTIEIINYQKNGQFPSDHYPVMTDLTMNYK from the coding sequence TGTTTCAGCTACAGAAAAATCCAAACAAGCATCAGAGGTAGATTTAAGGGTTATGACTTATAATTTAAGATACTTAAACAGCACTGATCCTTCCCCGCATACTTGGGCGGAGCGGATTCCTACTATTAAGAAGCTTATTCAGAGGGAACAGCCAGATATCATTGGAACTCAGGAAGCTGTCTACCAGCAAATTCAAGATTTAAAAGACACACTACCTGAATACAATTGGATTGGCTTAGGTCGTGAAGGCGGAAGCAAAGGTGAATACTCAGCTATTTTCTATAACGAAAACAAGTATACCCCAATTGAATATGATCACTACTGGCTTTCAGATACTCCAAATGTTATTGGGTCTAAATCTTGGGGGAACAAAATTCCACGTATGGTAACGTGGGCAAAGTTTCTTGATAAAAGGAGCAACCAGCAATTCTACGTAGTAAATACTCATTTTGATCACCAATCACCAGAAGCCAGAGAAAAAAGCGCCGCATTAATCTTAGAAAAAACAAAATCGTTCAATCCGGATTTACCTGTCATCTTAACAGGTGATTTCAATGCTGGTCCTGCCAGTCTTCCACATCAGACCCTGACAAAAGACGGGGAGTTCAGTGATCTTTGGGATACAGCTCAAACTCGCGTGAACGAAGATTTAGGAACGTTTAATGGTTTTAATGATCCTACTGGCAAGGGACCTGAAAGCCGTATTGATTGGATTCTTGCAAAAGGAAACATCTTAGCAAAAACGATTGAAATTATTAACTACCAAAAGAATGGTCAATTCCCAAGCGATCATTATCCTGTTATGACGGATTTAACTATGAATTATAAATAA
- a CDS encoding M48 family metallopeptidase — protein MIHTYSGETIRFEVTYKKLTSIGLSMDQYGNVEVLAPKGTSDERVLHILEENWDLIQEKAKEMKDRMLGSKERVYEHGETFLFWGRDYPIQIVHDENIQQDHAVFDGERLHIYVKQLDDEKIKQALKRFYYQQCKTIVEKSIKSYQSNFKTKPRSVRIVDSKKNWGTCDANLQLTFNWKLAMAPQKVIDYVVVHEMCHMVHLNHDRSFWRLVGKIMPGYKEQENWLAVSSWKMTV, from the coding sequence ATGATTCATACTTACTCAGGGGAGACCATTCGGTTTGAGGTTACGTATAAAAAGCTTACGTCCATTGGCCTTTCGATGGACCAATATGGGAATGTAGAGGTCCTGGCTCCGAAAGGAACATCTGATGAACGTGTGCTTCATATATTAGAGGAAAACTGGGACCTGATTCAGGAAAAAGCAAAAGAAATGAAGGATCGGATGCTTGGGTCGAAGGAGAGAGTCTATGAACACGGTGAAACTTTTCTTTTTTGGGGAAGGGACTATCCGATTCAGATTGTTCATGATGAAAACATCCAGCAGGATCATGCTGTATTTGATGGAGAAAGACTGCATATCTATGTGAAGCAGCTTGATGATGAGAAAATCAAACAGGCGCTGAAACGATTTTATTATCAGCAATGTAAAACGATCGTTGAGAAGAGCATCAAGTCCTATCAAAGCAACTTTAAAACTAAGCCGCGTTCGGTCCGTATTGTAGATAGCAAAAAGAACTGGGGAACCTGTGATGCAAACCTGCAGCTGACCTTTAACTGGAAGCTGGCTATGGCACCGCAGAAGGTGATCGACTATGTAGTCGTTCACGAAATGTGCCATATGGTTCATCTGAATCATGACCGGTCTTTCTGGCGACTGGTGGGGAAGATTATGCCGGGTTATAAGGAACAGGAAAACTGGTTGGCTGTATCAAGTTGGAAAATGACTGTTTAA
- a CDS encoding DUF1456 family protein has protein sequence MDNNDILIRLRYALDLKNTEMVEIFKLGGIEVSRQDLPKILTKSKDSYDDEIAEDEENIKCDNVMFESFLNGFVTFKRGKQEQKPGQPETPELTLGRSANVNNLLLKKVKIALAMTSEDMLDVFEKAGIHVTKGELGALLRKEGHKNYKECGDKFARNFLKGLAVKYRGE, from the coding sequence ATGGATAATAACGATATTTTAATTCGATTAAGATACGCACTGGATCTGAAAAATACAGAAATGGTTGAGATTTTTAAGCTTGGCGGGATTGAAGTGAGCAGGCAGGATTTGCCTAAAATCCTCACGAAATCAAAAGACAGCTACGACGATGAGATCGCTGAGGATGAAGAGAACATTAAATGTGACAACGTGATGTTTGAGTCCTTTTTAAATGGCTTCGTTACGTTTAAAAGAGGCAAACAGGAGCAAAAGCCGGGCCAGCCTGAAACACCGGAATTAACTTTGGGGAGAAGCGCAAATGTGAACAATCTTCTTTTGAAGAAAGTGAAAATCGCCCTCGCCATGACTAGTGAGGACATGCTTGATGTCTTTGAAAAAGCGGGCATCCATGTGACAAAAGGGGAATTAGGCGCTTTATTAAGAAAAGAAGGCCATAAGAATTATAAAGAGTGCGGGGATAAATTCGCAAGAAACTTCCTAAAGGGATTGGCTGTCAAATACAGAGGAGAATAA
- a CDS encoding M28 family peptidase, whose product MYRKTMAGLLAAGVAFSFNGVMAEGPVQAPNAQFSSAFDNKIIKKISSDNMYNTVAKLSQQPREAGTDGELVGAQYIKSQFEKYGYETELQPFPFYETVRNNASGALQVNGQVFTPYVFSGSYSAEVSGQVIHVGKALAGTVSDEVKGKIALIERGDITFVEKIQHVQDKGAIGVIMYNSSGSSNAFGQAAYGQNIPAVAITRAEGLALVDKLKTEPLTSTIKVTGSGYVEKTSYNVIAKLKPHKNKDNGQVVMVGAHHDSVHGGPGANDDASGVSAVLELARVMANMPTDTELRFVTFGAEEKGLLGSYHYASTISDKEADRIVAHFQMDMIGSKDAGGDNPAGGLIMYTIDGKKNLVTDLAAAAGARTAAAEVIPYGQLGRSDHQPFHELGIPAALFIHSPVEPWYHSPADTIDKIDKNKLQEAAEIVGASVYQIARPDTPALEHARVAPGPVDYDFEDRPVQ is encoded by the coding sequence ATGTATAGAAAAACCATGGCGGGATTATTAGCCGCCGGAGTAGCGTTTAGTTTTAATGGAGTTATGGCTGAAGGCCCGGTTCAGGCACCTAACGCTCAATTCAGTTCTGCTTTTGACAACAAGATTATCAAGAAGATCAGCTCTGATAATATGTATAACACAGTTGCAAAACTGTCGCAGCAACCGCGTGAGGCTGGTACCGACGGAGAACTGGTGGGAGCTCAGTACATAAAAAGTCAATTTGAGAAGTATGGCTACGAGACTGAATTGCAGCCGTTTCCTTTTTATGAGACAGTTAGAAATAATGCATCCGGCGCCCTTCAAGTGAACGGCCAAGTATTCACTCCTTATGTATTCAGCGGTTCTTACAGTGCTGAGGTATCAGGACAGGTGATTCACGTCGGCAAAGCTCTTGCCGGTACAGTTTCTGATGAGGTGAAAGGAAAAATCGCTCTTATTGAGCGCGGAGACATCACCTTCGTGGAAAAAATCCAACATGTTCAGGACAAAGGTGCCATCGGGGTCATCATGTACAATAGCAGCGGAAGTTCAAATGCTTTTGGACAGGCTGCCTATGGACAAAATATCCCTGCAGTGGCCATTACTAGAGCTGAAGGACTTGCTTTAGTGGATAAATTAAAGACAGAGCCGCTTACTTCCACGATTAAAGTAACTGGTTCAGGCTATGTTGAAAAAACATCTTACAACGTCATCGCCAAATTGAAACCACATAAAAACAAAGATAATGGCCAAGTCGTCATGGTTGGCGCACATCACGATTCTGTCCACGGCGGACCGGGGGCTAATGATGATGCATCCGGTGTATCGGCAGTCCTTGAGCTTGCCCGAGTAATGGCCAACATGCCAACGGATACAGAGCTCCGCTTTGTTACATTCGGGGCAGAAGAAAAAGGGCTGTTGGGCTCCTATCATTATGCAAGTACTATAAGTGATAAAGAGGCGGATCGAATTGTCGCCCATTTTCAAATGGATATGATCGGAAGCAAGGATGCCGGAGGGGATAATCCTGCAGGCGGCTTAATTATGTATACGATTGACGGAAAGAAAAACCTTGTAACAGATTTAGCCGCGGCAGCAGGCGCGAGAACAGCAGCAGCGGAAGTCATTCCTTACGGCCAGCTGGGTCGAAGTGACCACCAGCCTTTCCATGAGCTTGGTATTCCGGCAGCCTTGTTCATCCACTCACCGGTTGAACCATGGTACCACTCTCCAGCTGACACGATTGATAAAATTGATAAAAACAAACTGCAGGAAGCGGCAGAAATTGTTGGAGCATCTGTTTACCAGATTGCAAGACCGGATACTCCGGCTTTGGAACATGCCAGAGTTGCACCTGGTCCAGTCGACTATGATTTCGAGGATCGACCGGTTCAGTAA